DNA from Streptomyces rishiriensis:
CGTGCTCTCCTCGGCCCGGTCGGCGGCCACCGGCTGGGCGGCCCGCACCTCGGCCGAGCCGGTTCGCGCCTCGTCGTCGGCGAAGGCGACCGCCGTACCCCCGCCGATCACGACGGACGCGGCGACGGCTGCGATGACGAGCTTGCGCTTCATGATGGTTCCTCCTGGATGCTTTGGTTTCGGCCTGCTTCGGCTTCGACGACAACCAAGCTGCCCGAACGCACCTGAAGGCACGCTGAAGCAACCTGAAGATCACTTCAGGATCGGTTTGGGACCCTGGTGCCATGCGGCTGTTGATCGTGGAGGACGAGAAGCGACTGGCCCGGTCGCTTGCGGGCGGCCTGACCGCCGAGGGCTATGCCGTGGACGTGGTCCACGACGGGATCGAGGGACTGCACCGGGCGAGCGAGGCGCCGTACGACCTGATCGTCCTCGACGTCATGCTGCCCGGCATGAACGGCTACCGGGTCTGCTCCACCCTGCGCGCAGCCGGCAACGACGTCCCGATCCTCATGCTCACCGCCAAGGACGGCGAGTACGACGAGGCGGAGGGCCTGGACACCGGCGCGGACGACTACCTCACCAAGCCGTTCTCGTACGTCGTCCTCGTCGCCCGCGTCAAGGCGCTGCTGCGCCGGCGCGGACAGGGCGCCGGGGCCGCTGCGGTGCACGTCCTGGGTGATCTCAGGGTCGACACCGCCGCGCGGCGCGTCTTCCTGCGCCAGGACGGCGGCACCGAGGCCGAAGCCGCCCTCACGGCCAAGGAGTTCGCCGTCCTGGAGCAACTGGTCGTGCGGGCCGGCGAGGTGGTGTCCAAGACCGAGATCCTCGACCACGTCTGGGACTTCGCCTACGACGGCGACCCCAACATCGTCGAGGTGTACGTCAGCGCGCTGCGCCGCAAGCTGGGCGCGGGGCTCATCCGGACGGTGCGCGGCGCCGGCTACCGGCTGGAGCGGCCGGAGGCGGCGCGATGAGCCGACGGTCCGGCTCCCGGTTCGGGTCCGTGCGGGCCCGGGCGACGCT
Protein-coding regions in this window:
- a CDS encoding response regulator transcription factor; translated protein: MRLLIVEDEKRLARSLAGGLTAEGYAVDVVHDGIEGLHRASEAPYDLIVLDVMLPGMNGYRVCSTLRAAGNDVPILMLTAKDGEYDEAEGLDTGADDYLTKPFSYVVLVARVKALLRRRGQGAGAAAVHVLGDLRVDTAARRVFLRQDGGTEAEAALTAKEFAVLEQLVVRAGEVVSKTEILDHVWDFAYDGDPNIVEVYVSALRRKLGAGLIRTVRGAGYRLERPEAAR